Part of the Impatiens glandulifera chromosome 8, dImpGla2.1, whole genome shotgun sequence genome is shown below.
ttttttctctcttgaaATTAACATGTCAGTTTGATCGTTGGGGGACTATTTTAAGAAACAATACTAGGTAAAATGATTCCTACATGCAGGATTCTCTTATTTTAAAACCTGCAATTCAATACTTGAGATTGAGGTCCATTGGTGCTCCTGCGGTTCTTCTATCCTTAGCTATGCAAGGGGTCTTTCGGGGATTCAAGGACACAAAAACTCCTCTTTATGCAACCGGTATGAATATACTTGtgtgaagaaaaataaaaacaaaaaggtAAATGTGTTCAAGTTTCGATGTCTATTTGCAGTTGCAGGAGACGTAGCCAACATAATTCTTGACCCGATATTTATGTTTGTTCTTCGAATGGGTATAAGGGGTGCAGCCATTGCTCATGTTCTATCTCAGTAAGTTATGACgagattttagttttaattcattttctttACAGAAGAAATTACTCAAAATGTTGCTCTTTTTAGGTACTTAATTTCAGTGATACTCTTAAGGAGTCTACTGCAGAAAGTTGATATTTTACCACCTAGGTTGAAGTACATGCAATTCGGTCGATTTCTCAGAAATGGTGAGGCAAAAATCAATGGATTTCTTGGGTTTTGATTGTTTGGATTCTCATGAGACTTGATTGTTTTTGCATGAATGCAGGATTCTTGTTGTTGATGAGAGTCATTGCGGTGACCTTTTGTGTGACACTTGCAGCTTCAATGGCAGCTCGACGAGGACCAACAGATATGGCAGCTTTTCAAGTCTGCTTGCAGGTCTGGCTAACCACCTCCCTTTTAGCTGATGGTTTGGCTGTTGCAGGACAGGTACTTAAATTTGTGATGTTAACTCTTGTTCATCTTTCTCGAGGTTTTTGTTTTGGTTGATTCCCAGTTTTCCGAGCTTGTTTTGTAGGCAATACTAGCAAGTGCATTTGCTAGACGAGACTATGACCTAGCAACTACGGCTGCCACTCGAGTACTTCAGGTGCAACCGAAACAAATTGTTTTCTTTTCGATGAACaccaaataattatttgttttcttcaGTTAGGCTtggttcttgggttaattctcACTGCCTTAATTGGAGTTGGACTTCAATTTGGAGCGAAAGTTTTCACGCAAGACGTAAATGTTCTCCGCCTCATCCACATTGGTGTCCCAGTAAGTatgccttttattttttttaaatgaaacagTTTGTGTAGACTGAAGCTGTCGGTTTCTGTCAGTTTGTAGCCGCTACACAACCATTAAATTCATTAGCCTTTGTTTTTGATGGGATCAATTTCGGGGCGTCTGATTTCGCCTATTCCGCGTACTCAATGGTATATTATCAAATCTTTACGCATTGATAGAACACAATAATCAATCAGTTATTGAGAATTTTTGGATTTTCTTCAGGTCTTTGTAGCCATAATCAGCATTCTTTGCTTATTCTTCCTGTCGAGTTCTCACGGATTCATTGGCATTTGGATCGCTCTCACAATATATATGAGTCTTAGAGCATTGGTCGGCTTCGGGAGGTACTTTTATCGAACTTCATCGCAATggaatttgattttatttttttaagtatattttgAATCTTAATTGTATTTTGTTTGTCAAACAGGCTAGGGACTGCAACAGGGCCTTGGAGTTTCCTAAAGAGTTAAACCAGAATTCAAACTGATGTCCAAACTTTGTGGGTGTCCTTTAGCTTATAAACTATATTCAAATTGACCATCAACTGCCATTAAGTTCTTTTTCTGGGACAATAAATCAGCAATGTAGCATATCAATTACCATGTATTCTCTACACCCCTAGTTGGGCAATGATACAATTAGGTTTAAACCCTAAACAATAATACAATACTATCTTATGCTGAGTTCGGTTTTAAATTCGAATCATCCGATCTTCTCAGTGTTTGTGTCATCGGATGGCCATATTACAGTCTCAAGGAGCCGTTCTCGCATCAACTCCAGATTCTCGTCTGAGATCATCTGATACATTTGGGCGTGATCACATTTCtacataaaaagaaaaaactttaaaagccgagaaaataaaagaaaatgatctTGCTCTTTTGGGAATTGGGATTCAATACCTTGACCCACTTCCCGTATAAGTGAAGTCGCGTTACCATTACCCTTTCGGCTAGGTCTTGCTTCTCCTGAGGACAAGgcaaaaagaagaagatgtaGTGTTTAATCATAATAGATGAAAAGCATGTAAAAATCATACCTTTACAAGTCTGCGTATAAAGCGTTTGCCATCACCCGGTTTGTTTGAAGCAACAAAACTGAAAAGAAACCAAACAACAAACCTTAGAATCACAAAACAATCAATTAAACCGACAACATCAATTCACCACTTACTCATAGAACCATCGATATTGCGTTGGATTCATCTCGTAAAGCTGTGTTAGGACTGTCCTCACTGCCTTATATGTGAAATAATTAAGAAGTTGCTGCAAACAAAGAAGATGAACACCTATAACTTATTCAACATTTGATCCTAATTCCTAAACATGTTTCTATGACTTTCAGCTAAAACCCATTTCATAATCAGAACCTATGATTCCAAATAGAAACAACAATCAAACAAACACACAATTCAACTAGAACCTTAAAAAAATTGCAGGTTTAATTCAAGAAATTGCTTACTGTCTTAACATCCTCAAAGGTATCATCATACTGCCCACCCAATTCACTAACAATTTTAAAGAAAGAATCTTTGTTTTGCTTTCTCCTTCTCCTAGCAGCAGTCATTTGAAGCCATCCATGACGCGAATCCACAAATGAGCTGCTTAATTCTACCGACCATGGCCGATACTGAAGATGCTTTCTCAAATTGGATGAATACATAGAATCTAAGCACAAACATGGAGGAGACGAATGGGAATCCATAATGGATGAACCCACCATCGAGAAACCACCCACCATTTCTGGAATTCACACAGAAATTATCTAGATTTGCAGAACTGACGagagattgaagaagaaaggaaagTGGGTTTTTAGAAAAAGTGAAAAATTGACAAATACAGTCAAAGAATCATGAACATAGACGGAAAGAGTATAAAGAGAAAAGAAgaacaatcattttttttttataatattaaaaatattttaatcttagTTTTTTCTTGTATaatactttaatattatataattaatcacttcaaaatatttcttgatactttaaaaataataaatatatatttatatttatatttatatttatatttaaatattaatttaatttgtttgttagcTAAATTAAATATCACAATATTAAATTGAGGTCCAAAATGTTCCAAGGAGATACCCTTATGACAATATAAAGGAATCttccaaattttatatttaataaaaaatattgtactttaacaaattttcaattattgtgctggtctatatatatataattttttttttattactttcatgTTGGTGCCAGTTTTGAGtgtcaaaacaaaaaaaaatggttatttttaacttattatattttatattaaattaaataatattaataattttatattatatttattagaaataaactagtttaattagttaaatattataataatttttattaattatttttaagggtATGGGATGAGATGGCCCTAAGTCTGACCTCATGTAGTgctgactatatatatatatatatttttatatatttaagataaaattaactagaatgtaaatatgtattttatattttgatagattgttttgttattaacacacattttaaatataattaaaataaatattaaataaattcataataagtatataaataaaatatgatataattttgaattttaaaacaaaatcctaattaaactataatataaaatatattaatacaaaacataagtttatgtaataaaaacttaaaaaatttgtttaaatgttGTACATAGataaatatcataatttatttttatttaaaaaatatttaattaagattatattCTAAATCTTAAACATATGaaagtatttgaaaatataatatttccatttaatatactttaataaaaaaattgaaaaagttaagataatgatttatttattattaatatatgaataacaagtatctagaaataaaatattgaattaaataaatatttcacaaaatctaattaaatttaaataaaaatatatctttgtCAATTTTAGGGGCCAAcctaaaatatagtaaaaaaatattaattgaataatcTGATGCTGCTGATGCATGAGAAGAGTTTTATATACTCACCATTTAAATATCAGGATGTAAATACGTGTCAATTTATTAGCCTCGTTATCttattctcttctttttttttttttttttttctgaatccataaattttttttccaaaaaaaaaaaacttgttcttcttcttcgtcaatttttttttgcccTAAATACCAGTAGAGATCATGCAAATAGTCGATATTTTGGTGCTATAAATCATATGATAATATAGAGAGAGGAAAATATTCAGGAAGTATCATCGTCGATTCGATTCTTAGCTgaattctctctctctttagcAGGCAAGTTCTAGGGTTTTATCTCAATTACTTATCGATTTTCATCGTTAATCATAAGTTTTGCAGAATTTTGGTCCGTTTTATTACTTTTGATTCTTGTTAGAGGTTTAATTGAATATATCTGTGTATAAAGTCATCGAAATATGTGTATAGGGTTTGCGTTTGTTTGAAATGTATTGGACTTGTATTGACTTAAAAGCTTGATTAGATTCTGTTTCATCTTTTGATGTTTGATGCGAATTCTGAAATTATGTAAAGATGGAACCAATTGAAATAGAAAATATGTTAAGATGATTAGGTCAAATCGAATGATTTGTAAAGTAATAGTTAATCCTGATATGAGTTTTGCTTTCTATTATTTTCAGGAAATTCAGATTCATAAGGATTTTAGGATGCCGCGAAAATCGGAAGGGCCAAATAGGATAGAAGCTAATCCTTATAACTTTACTCAGTCGATATCATGTCCAGAGCCTTGGTGGCGGAGTACTGGCTATAACTCTAGTTCCCCTGCAGTGATGGGAACGGTTTCTAATTCATCTTCATTGGATCAATCTAAAGATGACAACTCAGAGTCTGATGATGGGGTAGATGAAGAAGTTGAAGCTGTTAATGATTCACAAATTGTTTTGACTCATCCAGGTACTTCATCTGATAGGATTTGTAAGTGAAAGAATAAATGAACAATCAAGTGCTCTGGTCTATTGTCTTGACATTGATTAGCATTTCTCTGATAATTGTCTCACTTTTATGTCACTCAAATGCTATTGATATTTTTCTATTGTTTTGTCGTTTACATTGCTTTGCCAAGATGTTAACGAGCTTACAAGAATTGTTTTGGGAAACTGTTGACATGGGCAAATATGTTTTTCATCAATCTATcatttatttggattatttgataatgtttgtctatttatgtttttttcttgtAACTGTGGCTTGTTTATATTCTTATTAAGGTCTTTTTACTTATTTGATGCGCTGTAAATAGAGTTGGATGTTTCAAGCTAGCTCTATAACCTAAGTGGCTTAGAGCCAAAATAATTGTCTCACTTTTATGTCACTCAAATGCTATTGATATTTTTCTATTGTTTTGTCGTTTACATTGCTTTGCCAAGATGTTAACGAGCTTACAAGAATTGTTTTGGGAAACTGTTGACATGGGCAAATATGTTTTTCATCAATCTATcatttatttggattatttgataatgtttgtctatttatgtttttttcttgtAACTGTGGCTTGTTTATATACTTATTAAGGTCTTTTTACTTATTTGATGCGCTGTAAATAGAGTTGGATGTTTCAAGCTAGCTCTATAACCTAAGTGGCTTAGAGCCAAAATAATTGCCTCTACCTTATGTCAAAAAAGAGTGTTTATTTCAGTGTATTAGAAGAGAATGAAAAAGGTGGGGACAAACTCtctgaattattttttaactaataatgcTGAATTTTTTATATGTGAATTATGGATTGAAGAGTCCATTGCATTCACTGATTTTATAACTTTGATATGAGAAATGACAGTTCTTAGAAgcttttaacaatttaaatcgCCCTTGGGTGGAGTTGAGCATGATGCATTTTTAAGTGAGGCCCCATGATGATTGATGTTGAAGGATTTTTTCAGATTTGGTGTTTGAGGATATCTATGGATGTTTTAGTATGATTGAATTTAATGCGATTCATGTGATAATATCTACCTTTTGTCACAATTTTGATTGTAATCATTTGATGAGGTTCCTTGTTAGTGGAGTGATTTTTGACATAATTTCCAACATTGATGAAGGCAGTTGTGCTCATGGGGTTAAGTATTTCttatttgacatgttttttccttttatatacttttgtttgttttcttttgattcaaattattCACATAGCTATTTGTTTGTACTTTGCAATTGCAGTGTTAGCTATCCTCTTTAATAATCAACCATTTCCAAATAAAAGTTATGGTTTAGAAAATCTTATTGATATCCAATCACTACTAGTCTAAGATCCTTCGTATCCGTGTGTATCTCTTACAACTTTTTTCCTATTTAGTTTGTGGCGCGAGTTGGCCATCATCTACAGAATGATCATATCTAGCTTTGCATTACTATGATGTCAATGTTCTATCAATCTCTCACTCACTCACTTTTAATGatagatgaaaatggagaagaaCACCATAATTTTCAGAATGGAACGCCAACAGTACCCACAAGGAATGAAGGAAGCCTCATCCAGCCTCCACAACTTGTAGGCCACTCTATTG
Proteins encoded:
- the LOC124911899 gene encoding protein DETOXIFICATION 42-like — translated: MSEKDDGSVSSEKGIISIWNLPLFLLFKDIRMAFKMDELGLEITRIAIPAAMALAADPIASLIDTAFIGQIGPMELAAVGVSIAVFNQVSRIAIFPLVSVTTSFVAEEDTVAANIPEAGENENLELGEEKKLISETDFDKAKVESNNNKKRHIPSASSALIIGAILGIVQAILLICAAKPALIVMGVKSDSLILKPAIQYLRLRSIGAPAVLLSLAMQGVFRGFKDTKTPLYATVAGDVANIILDPIFMFVLRMGIRGAAIAHVLSQYLISVILLRSLLQKVDILPPRLKYMQFGRFLRNGFLLLMRVIAVTFCVTLAASMAARRGPTDMAAFQVCLQVWLTTSLLADGLAVAGQAILASAFARRDYDLATTAATRVLQLGLVLGLILTALIGVGLQFGAKVFTQDVNVLRLIHIGVPFVAATQPLNSLAFVFDGINFGASDFAYSAYSMVFVAIISILCLFFLSSSHGFIGIWIALTIYMSLRALVGFGRLGTATGPWSFLKS
- the LOC124911900 gene encoding chaperonin-like RbcX protein 2, chloroplastic, whose protein sequence is MVGGFSMVGSSIMDSHSSPPCLCLDSMYSSNLRKHLQYRPWSVELSSSFVDSRHGWLQMTAARRRRKQNKDSFFKIVSELGGQYDDTFEDVKTQLLNYFTYKAVRTVLTQLYEMNPTQYRWFYDFVASNKPGDGKRFIRRLVKEKQDLAERVMVTRLHLYGKWVKKCDHAQMYQMISDENLELMRERLLETVIWPSDDTNTEKIG